From Methanocella paludicola SANAE, a single genomic window includes:
- a CDS encoding aminopeptidase, whose product MYPGAYTSKLATVADVSGRIIKDCMGVKPGESVLVITDSLRKDLGVPIYQAALAAGNDAIYLEMRPRTINGEEPPLVVADAMYHADVIIAITKVSLSHTQAKIRAVKHGARIATMPFGARSTDFVMGIFTGGGMTVDYRRMDENIRHLAGHLNGTSEARITTEKGTDIRVEYGGREFHTDSGIAHKPGDFTNLPAGEVYVAPVNAEGIIVVDVTMGRLGKLKSPLRIEVKGGMAYSIKGERAEELEKILAGFGPKAMNLAEFGIGMNPAARICGLLLEDEKVAHTVHFALGSNAAFGGDVSVPLHMDGVVDNPSIWVDGNILDIDKYL is encoded by the coding sequence ATGTATCCGGGCGCATATACCTCTAAGCTGGCCACCGTCGCGGACGTATCCGGCCGCATAATAAAGGATTGCATGGGCGTAAAGCCCGGCGAGTCCGTCCTCGTCATCACGGACAGCCTGCGGAAGGACCTGGGCGTGCCAATTTACCAGGCTGCCCTGGCTGCAGGGAACGATGCAATTTATTTGGAGATGAGGCCCCGCACCATTAACGGCGAGGAGCCCCCGCTCGTGGTCGCCGACGCGATGTACCATGCGGATGTCATCATCGCGATCACTAAAGTATCGCTATCCCATACGCAGGCGAAGATCAGGGCAGTGAAACACGGCGCTCGCATCGCCACCATGCCGTTCGGCGCCCGGAGCACGGACTTCGTCATGGGCATATTCACGGGCGGCGGCATGACCGTGGACTACCGGCGAATGGACGAGAACATCCGGCACCTGGCCGGACACTTGAACGGGACCAGCGAAGCCCGCATCACGACAGAAAAAGGAACTGATATCCGGGTTGAGTATGGTGGCAGAGAATTTCACACGGATTCGGGCATCGCCCACAAGCCAGGAGATTTTACGAACCTGCCTGCCGGTGAGGTTTATGTAGCCCCGGTCAACGCTGAAGGCATTATTGTTGTCGACGTCACAATGGGCAGATTGGGAAAGCTCAAATCGCCGCTCAGGATAGAGGTCAAGGGAGGCATGGCCTACTCGATAAAGGGTGAAAGGGCTGAAGAGCTTGAAAAGATACTCGCCGGATTCGGGCCGAAGGCGATGAACCTGGCCGAGTTTGGCATCGGGATGAACCCTGCCGCCCGCATCTGCGGCCTACTCCTCGAGGACGAGAAAGTAGCCCATACAGTCCACTTCGCGCTGGGCAGCAACGCCGCCTTCGGCGGGGACGTGAGCGTTCCGCTGCACATGGACGGCGTCGTCGATAATCCATCGATATGGGTTGACGGGAACATACTGGACATCGACAAATACCTATAG
- a CDS encoding mechanosensitive ion channel family protein, producing MQSATDSTTKAVVAIVDFLTANWEKLLYTLLIVIIAFALIRVLKAFIGKFGRDEALTPGTVSFLQAVVKYGILFFAAINILGIYSFTYIYSLILSLGLISVVIALGSQTIISNLMGGIIVYIERPFKPGDIIKVGENTGEVDGISFRSTTLRGLNGLNIVVPNSTFLTVPIVNYTRTRSYLLKVPFVMPRATDISNLLSAIKEHIQSLPGVRYDMDMHVYKSKITPDNIDYEFHVWVKDPRDSERATSAVIDVINDFYKKPLKEKA from the coding sequence ATGCAGTCGGCCACAGACAGCACCACGAAAGCCGTAGTGGCCATAGTGGATTTTCTCACGGCCAACTGGGAGAAGCTATTATACACCCTCCTCATCGTCATCATCGCGTTCGCCCTCATACGGGTCCTGAAGGCCTTCATCGGCAAGTTCGGCAGGGACGAGGCGCTGACGCCTGGCACCGTCAGCTTTCTGCAGGCGGTCGTCAAATACGGCATACTCTTCTTCGCCGCCATCAACATCCTGGGCATTTACAGCTTTACCTACATCTATTCGCTGATCCTGAGCCTGGGCCTTATCAGCGTAGTCATCGCGCTCGGCTCGCAGACCATCATCTCAAATCTAATGGGCGGCATCATCGTGTACATCGAGAGGCCCTTCAAGCCGGGCGACATCATCAAGGTCGGCGAGAACACGGGCGAAGTGGACGGGATCAGCTTCCGCTCGACCACGCTCCGGGGCCTGAACGGGCTGAACATCGTCGTCCCTAACTCGACTTTCCTTACGGTGCCCATCGTTAACTATACCCGGACCAGGTCGTACCTGCTAAAAGTTCCATTCGTTATGCCCCGGGCCACGGATATCTCGAATCTGCTGTCGGCAATTAAAGAACACATTCAATCGCTTCCCGGCGTGCGCTACGACATGGACATGCACGTCTATAAGTCGAAGATCACCCCGGACAATATCGACTACGAGTTCCATGTCTGGGTCAAGGACCCCAGGGATTCCGAAAGGGCCACATCGGCCGTTATCGACGTGATCAATGACTTTTATAAGAAACCATTAAAAGAGAAGGCCTGA
- a CDS encoding HEAT repeat domain-containing protein gives MVGSMPGEDRIVDDNSSQKLFSEQVSRLYDALDADNTAAALQIIEAMGDNKNMLAMEPLSVLLEYPDESIQAGSAMALGKIGDKAAIQPLLNALKRSSDKVNVSVVTALGMFGDKSVIGPIESIPLTPDEPRLINAVRSTVYKLNHPEGPDASAPEPEEGTSDVDLVMLVENKLEEKKPSPPENQKSPILAAVCSFLVPGLGQIYNGEGYAKGFMYYAGIYIGYLLLIIPGFALWLYSIYNAYTTANKINTGEVVKPEPSLVSILIYAALTVIVIPLIITMIFVVLIFALIFPMYGYPG, from the coding sequence ATGGTCGGATCGATGCCGGGCGAAGACAGGATCGTGGACGATAATTCCAGCCAGAAGCTTTTTAGTGAACAGGTAAGTCGCCTCTACGATGCGCTCGATGCCGATAACACGGCCGCCGCCCTTCAAATCATTGAAGCCATGGGCGATAATAAAAATATGCTGGCCATGGAGCCGCTAAGTGTGCTTCTAGAATACCCTGACGAGTCTATACAGGCCGGCTCCGCCATGGCGCTCGGCAAGATCGGCGATAAAGCGGCCATACAGCCGTTGTTAAATGCCCTGAAACGCTCTTCCGATAAAGTCAACGTCAGCGTCGTAACAGCGCTGGGCATGTTCGGCGATAAAAGCGTGATCGGGCCTATTGAGAGCATACCGCTGACGCCCGATGAGCCCAGGCTTATTAACGCGGTCAGGAGCACCGTGTATAAGCTCAATCATCCCGAAGGCCCTGATGCGAGCGCTCCGGAGCCCGAGGAGGGGACGTCGGACGTAGACCTCGTGATGCTCGTGGAGAATAAGCTCGAGGAAAAGAAGCCTTCGCCGCCCGAAAACCAAAAAAGCCCCATACTCGCGGCCGTTTGCTCATTCCTGGTGCCCGGCCTGGGCCAGATCTATAATGGCGAAGGCTATGCTAAAGGCTTCATGTACTATGCCGGGATATACATCGGGTACCTGCTTCTTATCATTCCGGGATTCGCGTTATGGCTGTACAGCATATATAATGCCTACACGACGGCGAATAAGATCAACACGGGCGAGGTCGTGAAACCCGAGCCGTCTTTAGTAAGTATCCTTATCTATGCGGCGCTGACAGTCATTGTCATCCCGCTGATCATTACCATGATATTTGTCGTGCTCATTTTTGCCCTGATATTCCCGATGTACGGGTATCCAGGTTAA
- the ftsZ gene encoding cell division protein FtsZ codes for MDSVVQEALKYTEMEREYRNDKGENTAGSDFEDFGLPRIKIVGCGGAGNNTINRLYNIGVGSVETIAVNTDKQGLDMVKADKKILVGKSLTRGLGAGGFPEIGKRAAELARGTLQEVLKDADLVFITAGMGGGTGTGTAPVVAQVAKEQGAIVVGMVSTPFKVERARIVKAEEGIAELRSAADTVIVLDNNRLLEYVPDLPLEQSFSVMDQLISETVKGISETITKPSLINLDFADVKAVMNGGGVAVMLIGEAKSQDKSDNVVRNALSHPLLDVDCRGATGALVHITGGPDLTLSDATNIAESLTYEMDSNANVIWGARVQKEYEGKVRVMAILTGVHSPQIMGKGQKTSAATNDDSAPMGRLNMRGGSKVSNSIIDAIK; via the coding sequence ATGGATTCAGTTGTGCAAGAAGCACTGAAATACACAGAAATGGAACGCGAGTACAGGAACGATAAGGGCGAGAACACTGCCGGTAGCGACTTCGAGGATTTTGGCCTCCCTCGTATCAAGATCGTAGGATGCGGCGGAGCCGGAAACAACACCATCAACCGATTATACAACATCGGCGTCGGGAGTGTCGAGACAATAGCCGTGAACACCGATAAGCAAGGACTTGACATGGTCAAGGCCGATAAGAAGATCCTCGTGGGCAAGTCCCTGACCAGAGGATTGGGCGCGGGCGGTTTCCCGGAGATCGGCAAGAGAGCGGCGGAACTCGCGAGAGGCACTTTGCAGGAAGTCCTTAAAGACGCAGACTTAGTATTCATCACCGCAGGCATGGGTGGCGGAACGGGCACCGGGACCGCACCGGTCGTTGCCCAGGTCGCAAAGGAGCAGGGCGCCATCGTCGTTGGCATGGTCTCCACGCCATTCAAGGTAGAACGAGCGAGGATCGTCAAGGCAGAAGAGGGTATCGCCGAACTAAGATCCGCGGCGGACACGGTCATCGTGCTTGACAACAACAGGTTGCTCGAATATGTGCCGGACCTGCCTCTGGAGCAGTCGTTCTCTGTCATGGACCAGCTGATCTCCGAGACAGTAAAGGGCATATCCGAAACGATTACGAAGCCATCGTTGATCAACCTGGACTTCGCTGATGTGAAGGCCGTCATGAACGGAGGCGGCGTCGCTGTGATGCTCATCGGCGAGGCAAAGAGCCAGGATAAGTCCGACAACGTCGTAAGGAACGCGCTCAGTCACCCGCTGCTCGACGTGGATTGCCGTGGCGCTACCGGCGCTCTGGTGCACATCACCGGCGGGCCTGACCTGACCCTGAGCGATGCCACGAACATCGCAGAGTCGTTAACGTACGAGATGGACTCTAACGCTAACGTTATATGGGGCGCAAGGGTCCAGAAGGAATACGAGGGCAAGGTACGAGTGATGGCCATATTGACCGGCGTGCATTCGCCGCAGATCATGGGCAAAGGCCAGAAGACTAGTGCCGCAACCAATGATGACAGTGCCCCGATGGGCAGGCTGAACATGCGCGGCGGCTCGAAAGTGTCCAATTCCATCATCGATGCTATCAAGTGA
- a CDS encoding tyrosine-type recombinase/integrase — MEPSNENALLLKAAMRQKGRSPNAIRQYLWAMKYWAKSYGKDIDFKAVPLPKPEKTVPKILDFQVVRDIIEDEGLSIRDRVIFMVFAFTACRVGELASINIGDIDHKARTLLIHDTKTRKEKVAPIPPRYYSILTVYLDARARYLAHIGRNTDALIVSERTWTDGDGKPHNELTSDGIRQAIYRIGERYGIDGPSQPGERRKRMLHPHTMRHTATTKLMDQLGNPEEVMRITGHSSSDMLDWYSHPHMERIKAKMESFSY, encoded by the coding sequence TTGGAACCCTCTAACGAGAACGCCCTACTACTAAAAGCGGCCATGAGACAGAAAGGCCGTTCGCCTAACGCCATAAGACAATACCTTTGGGCCATGAAATATTGGGCCAAGTCCTATGGTAAGGACATCGACTTTAAGGCCGTCCCTTTGCCGAAGCCGGAAAAGACAGTTCCAAAGATACTGGACTTTCAGGTGGTACGCGATATCATCGAGGACGAGGGCCTGTCGATACGGGACCGTGTCATATTCATGGTGTTCGCCTTTACAGCTTGTCGCGTGGGCGAGCTAGCCTCGATTAACATCGGGGATATAGATCATAAGGCGAGAACTCTCCTAATCCATGATACAAAGACGAGAAAGGAAAAGGTCGCCCCGATACCGCCCAGGTATTACAGCATCCTTACCGTATATCTAGATGCCAGGGCTCGATACCTTGCACATATCGGCCGTAACACTGATGCGCTTATCGTCAGTGAACGCACCTGGACGGATGGAGATGGTAAGCCCCATAACGAGTTGACCAGTGACGGCATTAGACAGGCCATATACCGCATTGGCGAGCGTTACGGCATAGACGGGCCGTCCCAACCTGGGGAGAGGCGTAAGCGTATGTTACACCCTCATACGATGAGGCATACCGCTACTACTAAGCTGATGGATCAGCTCGGCAATCCTGAGGAAGTCATGCGGATAACGGGCCATTCGAGTTCGGATATGCTCGATTGGTATTCGCATCCCCACATGGAACGCATAAAGGCCAAAATGGAAAGCTTCAGTTATTAG
- a CDS encoding inovirus Gp2 family protein, translating into MTLTERSTAKNKDKIMKHYRRLMDNLKKEYPGLKAFWVKEFTKRGVRHLHVALNMYIPQARIKKLWTRATDGESYIVHIEDTCEVRNAAGYMMKYMTKQLEGGDNFKTHERRYGFNGEKRPKPPEWEGKAEGEIEVEIDPHFNPQLKILVQLLQYEPNRIWPLLH; encoded by the coding sequence ATGACGTTGACAGAACGATCTACGGCCAAAAACAAGGATAAAATAATGAAGCACTACCGGAGGCTAATGGATAATCTAAAAAAGGAATATCCGGGCCTAAAGGCGTTCTGGGTAAAGGAATTCACCAAACGGGGCGTGAGGCACCTTCACGTAGCGTTAAATATGTACATCCCCCAAGCCAGGATAAAGAAATTGTGGACGAGAGCAACTGACGGGGAAAGCTACATCGTGCATATTGAGGATACTTGCGAGGTACGCAATGCAGCTGGATACATGATGAAGTACATGACCAAACAGCTAGAAGGTGGTGACAACTTCAAAACCCACGAAAGGCGATACGGATTCAACGGCGAAAAAAGGCCTAAACCTCCAGAATGGGAAGGTAAAGCGGAAGGCGAAATAGAAGTAGAAATAGATCCGCACTTCAATCCCCAACTCAAAATACTGGTTCAACTACTACAATACGAACCAAATCGCATATGGCCCCTCCTTCATTGA
- a CDS encoding HXXEE domain-containing protein translates to MKIMDFIRGNWYNIGLVVAFVALLYLVLEYPNMGVLQILLLLNFVAILIHQFEEYGFPGGEPAVMNMVLQPSSTPNKYPLNQNSAMITNVVVTYLMYLIPVFFPNIIWLGLAPILFGMMQFIVHGVMTNLKLKSLYNPGLGAVVLLHIPIGLYYIYYIQTMGLASIWDWVIAIVYMVLVAFIVVNKMTYSWLADKNSPNIFSAAEMKRWNVQEKLNKLHGGSPKN, encoded by the coding sequence ATGAAGATTATGGACTTTATAAGAGGGAACTGGTACAACATAGGATTGGTTGTTGCCTTTGTTGCATTGCTCTATTTAGTTTTGGAATATCCGAATATGGGTGTATTGCAAATTTTACTGTTGCTTAACTTTGTGGCCATTTTAATACATCAATTCGAGGAGTATGGTTTCCCGGGTGGCGAGCCGGCGGTCATGAACATGGTATTACAGCCTAGTTCTACTCCTAACAAATACCCCTTGAATCAAAATTCGGCCATGATCACTAATGTGGTTGTTACTTATTTGATGTACTTAATTCCAGTATTCTTCCCTAATATAATATGGCTTGGATTGGCTCCCATATTATTTGGCATGATGCAATTTATTGTTCATGGCGTAATGACCAACTTAAAGCTCAAATCACTTTATAATCCGGGGTTGGGGGCCGTTGTTTTGCTACACATACCCATAGGATTATACTATATCTACTACATCCAAACCATGGGCCTAGCGAGTATCTGGGATTGGGTAATCGCAATCGTATACATGGTCCTCGTGGCGTTCATCGTTGTAAACAAGATGACCTATTCGTGGTTGGCCGACAAGAATAGCCCCAATATTTTCTCTGCAGCTGAAATGAAAAGGTGGAACGTCCAAGAGAAATTAAATAAGCTTCATGGGGGAAGTCCCAAAAATTAA
- a CDS encoding MscL family protein — MQDFKEFLNEYKVMGLAVAFIMGVAATALIQALVNDIIMPIIGRLIPGGAWQTATLDIAGMLFKWGDFLSQVINFVIIAFVVFLIAKFIMGEKKVTKK, encoded by the coding sequence ATGCAAGATTTTAAAGAATTTTTAAATGAATATAAGGTAATGGGATTGGCAGTCGCATTCATCATGGGTGTCGCAGCCACGGCGTTGATCCAGGCGCTGGTAAACGATATCATCATGCCCATAATCGGGAGACTGATCCCCGGCGGCGCATGGCAGACAGCGACGCTTGACATCGCCGGCATGTTGTTCAAGTGGGGCGACTTCCTGTCCCAGGTGATCAACTTCGTCATCATAGCGTTCGTCGTTTTCCTCATCGCCAAGTTTATCATGGGCGAGAAGAAGGTCACGAAGAAGTAA
- the dph2 gene encoding diphthamide biosynthesis enzyme Dph2 — MFDVPKITGIISARNAKTIGFQFPEGLKRQAPALAKEVEAKTGALVIISGDPCYGACDIDDALLDMVDVLFHFGHSRISDDDRIVFMEYYHDVDVDRAVASALPLLGQKVGVVTTVQHIHKLDDIAKILTDAGREPVISKGDSRITYPGQVLGCNFSAVPAGVDSFLFVGSGNFHPMGMRLAHKVPVVAADPFTGEARLVDVEKIMKQRYAVMAKAMDAKKWGIIVGMKSGQQRLALAKRLKDIAGDAVLISIKEISPDRLLNFKVDAYVSTACPRIAIDDAGRFPAPVLTPVEFEMVKGLRSWEDLALDEIAGD, encoded by the coding sequence ATGTTCGACGTTCCGAAGATCACTGGTATTATTAGTGCCCGTAATGCGAAGACCATCGGGTTTCAGTTCCCCGAGGGCCTGAAGCGCCAGGCACCGGCTCTCGCTAAAGAGGTCGAGGCGAAGACGGGCGCCCTGGTCATTATTTCGGGCGACCCGTGCTACGGGGCATGTGATATCGACGACGCCTTGCTGGATATGGTCGATGTGCTCTTTCACTTCGGGCATTCCCGCATTAGCGATGACGACCGTATCGTCTTCATGGAGTATTATCATGATGTCGACGTCGATCGGGCTGTTGCGAGCGCATTGCCGCTGCTGGGCCAAAAAGTGGGCGTTGTCACTACCGTGCAGCACATCCATAAGCTCGACGACATCGCTAAGATCCTGACTGATGCCGGCAGGGAGCCCGTCATTTCTAAGGGCGATTCAAGGATCACTTACCCGGGCCAGGTGCTGGGGTGCAACTTCAGCGCAGTGCCCGCCGGCGTGGACTCTTTTTTGTTCGTCGGCTCGGGCAATTTCCACCCGATGGGCATGAGGCTCGCCCATAAGGTGCCCGTGGTCGCGGCGGACCCCTTCACGGGCGAGGCCCGCCTGGTGGACGTAGAAAAAATAATGAAACAGCGATACGCCGTCATGGCGAAGGCCATGGACGCGAAAAAGTGGGGGATCATCGTGGGCATGAAATCGGGGCAGCAGCGCCTGGCGCTGGCGAAGCGCCTCAAGGATATCGCCGGCGATGCAGTGCTCATCTCCATTAAAGAGATATCTCCCGATCGTCTGCTGAACTTCAAAGTCGACGCGTATGTGTCGACGGCCTGCCCCCGGATCGCCATCGACGATGCCGGGCGATTCCCCGCGCCGGTGCTCACACCGGTCGAATTCGAGATGGTCAAAGGCCTGAGAAGCTGGGAAGACCTGGCATTGGATGAGATAGCAGGCGATTGA
- the endA gene encoding tRNA-intron lyase, producing MKGELKGDRVVMGSDAVEELYNVLYYGRLKDDTLELALVEAAYLLDREKISVDSNGRSLSFRDLFIEASHLQEYFELKYIVYRDLRERGYYVQPGVTDFRVYPRGGKPGVTASHLFVHVVTERKPLPLTQLISNLQAAINVRREMALAIVDEESDITYYGVKFQRMRGGMGPLDVEMKKGVATLMADRVIVWDQGMSLQLHEKGFYGNMLDEKRLQLSLIESAYLMKKYGLAILDTQTNEPLKLETFIQKTRTIDRDFEGKLKVYEDLRERGLVAKTGFKFGSHFRVYLKIENIKKIPHSLYLVDYIENGHVFDLPDLSRSVRLANSVRKEMVFAFEKDGAASDKGGIASDSGGVQYFSLGRIKL from the coding sequence ATGAAAGGCGAGCTAAAAGGCGACCGGGTCGTCATGGGCAGTGATGCCGTCGAGGAGTTGTATAATGTTCTATATTATGGCCGCCTTAAGGATGATACGCTCGAGCTTGCTCTGGTCGAGGCCGCCTATCTTCTGGACCGTGAGAAGATCTCTGTCGACTCTAATGGTAGATCGCTGTCCTTCAGGGACCTTTTCATCGAGGCGTCGCATCTGCAGGAATACTTCGAGCTTAAGTATATCGTTTATCGTGATCTTCGCGAGCGCGGCTATTATGTTCAGCCCGGCGTTACGGATTTCCGGGTCTACCCGCGGGGCGGCAAGCCGGGCGTCACAGCCTCTCACTTATTTGTTCACGTAGTAACGGAGCGCAAGCCCCTCCCGCTAACGCAGCTCATATCGAACCTGCAGGCGGCCATCAATGTCCGGCGGGAAATGGCGCTAGCCATCGTGGACGAAGAAAGCGACATAACGTACTACGGCGTCAAGTTCCAGCGTATGCGGGGTGGTATGGGTCCACTGGACGTTGAAATGAAAAAGGGCGTGGCCACGCTCATGGCCGACCGGGTCATCGTCTGGGACCAGGGCATGTCCCTGCAGCTCCACGAAAAAGGCTTCTACGGCAATATGCTGGACGAGAAGCGCCTCCAGCTATCCCTCATCGAATCCGCCTATCTGATGAAAAAATATGGCCTGGCGATCCTAGACACACAGACAAATGAGCCCCTGAAGCTCGAAACCTTTATACAAAAAACGCGCACAATAGACCGTGACTTCGAAGGCAAATTGAAAGTCTACGAGGACTTAAGGGAGAGGGGCCTGGTCGCGAAGACCGGGTTCAAGTTCGGCAGCCATTTCCGCGTATATCTCAAGATCGAGAACATCAAGAAGATCCCGCACTCCCTCTACCTGGTAGACTATATTGAGAACGGGCACGTGTTCGACCTGCCCGACCTGTCGAGGTCGGTAAGGCTGGCGAACAGCGTCCGGAAGGAAATGGTCTTCGCCTTCGAGAAAGATGGCGCAGCCTCCGATAAGGGAGGCATAGCCTCCGATAGCGGGGGCGTACAGTACTTCAGCCTTGGCCGCATTAAGCTATAG
- a CDS encoding tryptophan--tRNA ligase, with amino-acid sequence MNEEFKVTPWEVSGKVDYARLIEVFGTEPIDDKLLERWKRITGSVPMALQRKIFFSHRDLNWILDLYEKGEKFVLYTGRGPSGNTHLGHLMPWMFTKYLQDTFDVPLYFQMTDDEKYLSRDELSIKDTLGFSYENALDVVALGFDPKKTFIFSDLEYNKTLYRIAIEVAKRLTFSTAKAVFGFDNSTNVGMIFITSMQSAPAFLPSVERGKNVPVLIPHAIDQDPHFRVTRDIAPKLGYYKPASVHCTFLPSLAGSDKMSASKPETTIYTTDDPKTARKKVLSAFTGGRVSVEEQRKLGGVPSVCAIFQYYYYLFEEDREKLNAREQKCVRGEIMCGECKQELAGRVVSFLERHQEKREKAKEIIDEFIVSDYSAAYDKLKRPQDKKEVAKLKKSMKEYCSVKEGDRIQIKKTKELE; translated from the coding sequence ATGAACGAGGAATTCAAGGTCACGCCATGGGAAGTCTCCGGCAAGGTGGACTACGCGCGTCTCATAGAAGTGTTCGGCACCGAGCCGATCGACGATAAGCTCCTTGAGCGGTGGAAACGCATTACGGGCAGCGTCCCGATGGCTCTCCAGAGGAAGATATTCTTTTCGCATCGTGACCTGAACTGGATCCTCGACCTGTACGAAAAGGGTGAAAAGTTCGTCCTGTACACCGGGAGGGGCCCCTCGGGCAACACGCACCTGGGCCATCTCATGCCCTGGATGTTCACCAAATACCTGCAGGATACGTTCGACGTTCCCCTGTATTTCCAGATGACGGACGACGAGAAGTACCTGTCCAGGGATGAGCTTTCTATTAAGGATACGCTGGGCTTTTCCTATGAGAATGCGCTGGACGTCGTCGCCCTGGGATTCGACCCGAAGAAGACCTTCATATTCTCCGATCTTGAATATAATAAGACGTTGTATCGCATAGCTATTGAAGTGGCGAAGCGCCTCACGTTCTCCACGGCGAAAGCCGTGTTCGGGTTCGACAACTCGACCAACGTGGGCATGATATTCATTACGTCCATGCAGTCGGCTCCCGCTTTTCTGCCTTCGGTGGAACGGGGAAAGAACGTGCCTGTGCTCATCCCCCACGCTATCGACCAGGACCCGCATTTCCGCGTAACCAGGGATATAGCGCCCAAGCTCGGCTATTATAAGCCTGCCTCGGTCCACTGCACGTTCCTCCCGAGCCTGGCGGGCTCCGATAAGATGTCCGCTTCGAAGCCGGAGACGACCATCTACACGACGGACGACCCGAAGACCGCCCGCAAGAAGGTGCTGAGCGCTTTCACCGGCGGAAGGGTCTCGGTGGAAGAGCAAAGGAAGCTGGGCGGGGTGCCAAGCGTCTGCGCCATATTCCAGTATTACTATTATCTCTTCGAGGAGGACCGGGAGAAGCTCAACGCCCGCGAGCAAAAATGCGTGCGTGGCGAGATCATGTGCGGAGAATGCAAGCAGGAGCTTGCCGGCCGCGTCGTGAGCTTCCTCGAGAGGCACCAGGAGAAGAGGGAGAAGGCGAAAGAGATCATCGACGAGTTCATCGTCAGCGATTACAGCGCCGCCTACGATAAGTTAAAGAGGCCGCAGGATAAAAAAGAGGTCGCTAAACTTAAAAAGTCTATGAAAGAGTACTGCAGCGTCAAGGAAGGCGACCGCATTCAAATTAAAAAGACGAAAGAGCTGGAGTAA